CCTCTGCTTTTAATTTAGCTTCTTTCATCGCTAATTTTCTAGCCTCAGATTCTAACTGCGCTAATTTTGAAGTTTCAAAAGAAACTCTGTCAATGCGGTTAATTCCCTGCTGAACCAAACCTTCCATTAATTCATCATATTTAGATAAATCTTTTAAAATGATTTCCACAGTCTGCGTTGCATTATAGCTTGTTTTCTTTTTCTCGTAATCGTATTGTGGATTAAGAGCTACTTGTTTTGTTTTGAAATCAGCTGTTGGAACATTCATTTTTTTGATGAATTTTAAAACAGCGTCCATTTTTTCGTCATTTTGTTTTTTGACATCTTTAGCATTATTCCCTTTTGTTTCAACCGTAGCTGAAATACAAACCTGATCAGGGGCTACTTTTACTTTTCCTTCCCCATTTACATTAATTTGAGGAATTTGTTTGGTTTCCTGGCCGTAAGACATAGTCATAAACATGATTGTTAAAAATAATACTAGTTTTCTCATTTCTGTGATATTTTAAGTTATTTGATAAAGGCATTTCAAAAGTTATGCCAGCATTATAATTTTCCCAATTTCGCCATTCCAAAAAGAATTAAAATTGGCACTAAAAGTAAAATAACAATAAACGTATGATCGGTAATTAAAGAAGGTTCTTTTATCAAAGTAATTAAGTATCCGCCAATTGCGCCGCCAAAATGCGCTGTATGACCAATATTATCATTTTTAGCTTTCATTCCGTAAATTGAATACAATAAATATAAAATTCCAAAAAGATAAGCCGGTATAGGTAT
The sequence above is a segment of the Flavobacterium sp. genome. Coding sequences within it:
- a CDS encoding SIMPL domain-containing protein (The SIMPL domain is named for its presence in mouse protein SIMPL (signalling molecule that associates with mouse pelle-like kinase). Bacterial member BP26, from Brucella, was shown to assemble into a channel-like structure, while YggE from E. coli has been associated with resistance to oxidative stress.), with protein sequence MRKLVLFLTIMFMTMSYGQETKQIPQINVNGEGKVKVAPDQVCISATVETKGNNAKDVKKQNDEKMDAVLKFIKKMNVPTADFKTKQVALNPQYDYEKKKTSYNATQTVEIILKDLSKYDELMEGLVQQGINRIDRVSFETSKLAQLESEARKLAMKEAKLKAEDYVSVLGQKVGKAYTISDNTQIYRPQPMYAAMKSMAADNAGASNETLAIGEIEITANVSVSFVLE